In one Vulgatibacter incomptus genomic region, the following are encoded:
- a CDS encoding SDR family oxidoreductase codes for MKILISGATGNVGSELAKALVRKGVPFRAMVRGDEGSCSLRSLPGVEVVSGDFDDSESMARALRGVERAFLLSPSTERAEARQLAFVEAAKRSGVLHVVKLSQWAADAASPVRFLRYHAAVEAALRASGMAFTVLRPNLFMQGLLGFRRSIASEGRFFAAAGDARISLIDVRDIAALAAEVLTGAGHEGKIYQLTGPEAMTHAEIAAQLSTALGRAITFVDVPSEAMRGALAGAGIPPWQVDGLIEDYAHYRRDEAREVTATVQAVTGHPSRAFSTFAADYAAAFA; via the coding sequence ATGAAGATCCTGATCAGTGGTGCGACCGGCAATGTGGGAAGCGAGCTCGCCAAGGCGCTGGTTCGCAAAGGAGTGCCCTTCCGGGCGATGGTGCGCGGCGACGAAGGCTCGTGCAGCCTCAGGTCGCTGCCTGGGGTGGAGGTCGTGAGCGGCGACTTCGACGACTCCGAGTCGATGGCTCGCGCGCTCCGGGGGGTCGAGCGCGCCTTCCTTCTCTCGCCGTCGACCGAGCGCGCCGAAGCGCGGCAGCTCGCGTTCGTCGAGGCCGCGAAGCGGAGCGGCGTCCTCCACGTCGTGAAGCTCTCGCAGTGGGCCGCGGACGCGGCGTCCCCCGTGCGCTTTCTCCGCTACCACGCGGCGGTCGAGGCGGCGCTCCGGGCGTCGGGGATGGCGTTCACGGTCCTGCGGCCGAACCTGTTCATGCAGGGCCTCCTCGGTTTTCGGCGATCGATCGCGTCGGAGGGTCGGTTCTTCGCGGCCGCAGGGGACGCGCGGATCAGCTTGATCGACGTGCGCGACATCGCGGCGTTGGCAGCCGAGGTCCTCACCGGCGCGGGCCACGAAGGGAAGATCTACCAGCTGACCGGACCCGAGGCGATGACACACGCGGAGATCGCGGCTCAGCTCTCGACCGCGCTCGGGCGCGCGATCACGTTCGTCGACGTTCCGTCCGAGGCGATGCGAGGAGCGCTGGCCGGCGCCGGGATTCCGCCCTGGCAGGTCGACGGTCTGATCGAGGACTACGCCCACTACCGGCGCGACGAGGCGAGGGAGGTCACCGCCACGGTTCAGGCCGTGACCGGCCACCCGTCCCGTGCGTTCTCGACCTTTGCAGCCGACTACGCGGCCGCGTTCGCGTGA
- a CDS encoding LysR substrate-binding domain-containing protein: MDFTHLPFTLRQLQYAVAVADERSFRRAAEACHVSQPSLSAQVAELEGALGVQLFERDRTGVLLTQAGEALVERSRRLLVEARDVGELARRFVDPLSGMLRFGVIPTLGPYLLPEIVPGLRKAFPKLTLLWTEAKTGSIVEALGRGELDVAILAREAELGDLEHVELSVDPFVLAAPRGHRLSRAKGPVSIDELAGERVLLLDDGHCFRDQALSFCSSARLDELNFRATSLPTLVQMVASGLGVTLLPAIAVATETRGLRLAVREIASPAPGRTIVLAWRRRSPFGHAFGSIAERLRESLAA, encoded by the coding sequence ATGGACTTCACGCACCTCCCCTTCACCCTCCGCCAGCTCCAGTACGCCGTGGCCGTCGCCGACGAGCGCAGCTTCCGCCGTGCGGCGGAGGCCTGCCACGTGTCCCAGCCCTCGCTCTCCGCCCAGGTGGCCGAGCTCGAGGGCGCGCTCGGCGTGCAGCTCTTCGAGCGCGATCGGACGGGCGTGCTGCTCACGCAGGCGGGTGAGGCGCTAGTGGAGCGCTCGCGCCGGCTGCTCGTGGAGGCGCGGGACGTCGGCGAGCTCGCGAGGCGCTTCGTCGATCCGCTCTCCGGCATGCTGCGGTTCGGCGTGATCCCGACCTTGGGCCCATATCTCCTCCCCGAGATCGTCCCCGGCCTCCGGAAGGCGTTCCCCAAGCTCACCCTTCTATGGACCGAGGCGAAGACCGGATCGATCGTCGAGGCGCTCGGCCGCGGGGAGCTCGACGTCGCGATCCTCGCGCGCGAGGCCGAGCTGGGCGATCTCGAGCACGTGGAGCTCTCGGTGGATCCGTTCGTGCTCGCGGCGCCCCGGGGGCACCGTCTCTCGCGCGCCAAGGGCCCGGTGTCGATCGACGAGCTCGCGGGAGAGCGCGTGCTCCTCCTCGACGACGGCCATTGCTTCCGCGATCAGGCGCTGTCGTTCTGTTCGTCGGCGCGCCTGGACGAGCTGAACTTCCGCGCCACCAGCCTCCCCACGCTCGTGCAGATGGTCGCGTCGGGCCTCGGGGTCACGCTCCTCCCCGCGATCGCCGTGGCCACGGAGACCCGGGGCCTACGCCTCGCGGTACGGGAAATCGCGTCGCCCGCGCCAGGCCGGACGATCGTGCTGGCGTGGCGGCGTCGC
- a CDS encoding alpha/beta fold hydrolase, producing the protein MAANQQPARINSLAAIASPLQPLPGDARWKMRWLLLPMLELGLQGVAAEILTKTLLSPSAGARLHDEVRLAVRRAPALAEAVRSISLGRGDLLPDLPRVSCRALFVAGSDDALWPPELAATQASRLQRGRAESVAGAGHAVPLERPRETAALLRAHWA; encoded by the coding sequence GTGGCGGCGAACCAGCAGCCGGCGCGAATCAACTCGCTGGCCGCGATCGCCTCGCCGTTGCAGCCGCTTCCCGGCGACGCCCGCTGGAAGATGCGTTGGCTGCTCCTTCCGATGCTGGAGCTGGGGTTGCAGGGCGTCGCCGCCGAGATCCTCACCAAGACCCTGCTCTCGCCGTCCGCCGGGGCGCGGCTACACGACGAGGTACGCCTGGCCGTGCGGCGCGCTCCGGCGCTCGCCGAGGCGGTGCGCTCGATCTCGCTCGGTCGCGGCGACCTGCTGCCTGACCTGCCGCGCGTCTCCTGTCGCGCGCTGTTCGTGGCGGGCAGCGACGACGCCCTGTGGCCGCCCGAGCTCGCGGCCACCCAGGCCTCCCGCCTCCAGCGCGGTCGCGCCGAGTCGGTTGCCGGAGCCGGCCACGCGGTGCCGCTCGAGCGCCCGCGCGAGACCGCCGCGCTGCTCCGCGCGCACTGGGCGTAG
- a CDS encoding carboxymuconolactone decarboxylase family protein, whose protein sequence is MTGIERLRDAIPDVARDIRLNLEAVLGAGSSLGPAQKWGVALACAASTRQPALIEAVLEDAKRESTPEVVDDALAAAALMAMNNVYYRFRHMVGKPSYTDKPARLRMNRLGKPATNKVDFELFCLAVSALNGCELCIQSHEKVVVDGGLTEDQVNDAIRLAATIQAAAISLELPKP, encoded by the coding sequence ATGACGGGGATCGAGAGGCTACGAGACGCGATCCCCGACGTGGCCCGGGATATCCGCCTCAACCTCGAGGCGGTGCTCGGCGCCGGCAGCTCCCTCGGGCCGGCGCAGAAGTGGGGCGTCGCGCTCGCCTGCGCGGCGTCCACCCGGCAGCCGGCGCTGATCGAGGCGGTCCTCGAGGACGCGAAGCGGGAGTCCACGCCGGAGGTCGTCGACGACGCCCTCGCCGCGGCGGCGCTCATGGCGATGAACAACGTGTACTACCGCTTCCGTCACATGGTCGGTAAGCCGTCGTACACCGACAAGCCCGCACGCCTCCGGATGAACCGGCTCGGCAAGCCCGCGACGAACAAGGTCGACTTCGAGCTCTTCTGCCTCGCGGTCAGCGCCTTGAACGGCTGCGAGCTCTGCATCCAGTCGCACGAGAAGGTCGTGGTCGACGGCGGGCTCACGGAGGATCAGGTGAACGACGCCATCCGCCTGGCGGCGACGATTCAGGCAGCGGCGATCTCGCTCGAGCTGCCCAAGCCGTGA
- a CDS encoding LysR family transcriptional regulator — protein MMLPDLESIRCFEAAATHLNFRKAAATVALSPTAFSDRLHGLEELLGAPLFVRTTRRVALTDAGERLLTHARRLLADAAACHAVAHDESAPPFELTIGTRFELGLSWLTPALETLRRAQPSRTIHLRFGDANDLLSQVRDGVLDACVTSSRFSGKAFRYDPLHPEQYIFVGAASALRERAFRGPADAAHHTLLDLAADLPLFRYLQDAAGPGVRWPFARNEYLGSIAAVRFRVLEGAGVAVMPRYFIQDDLERGRLRPLLPTLPLQADSFRLVWRSSHAREDDLFALSAELRAIPLR, from the coding sequence ATGATGCTACCGGACCTGGAATCGATCCGTTGCTTCGAGGCGGCTGCCACGCACCTCAATTTTCGCAAGGCGGCTGCAACCGTCGCGCTCTCCCCCACCGCGTTCAGCGACAGGCTCCACGGACTCGAGGAGCTGCTCGGTGCGCCGCTCTTCGTCCGGACCACGCGCCGGGTGGCGCTCACCGATGCGGGGGAGAGGCTGCTCACGCACGCGCGGCGCCTGCTCGCCGATGCCGCGGCCTGCCACGCCGTGGCGCACGACGAGTCGGCGCCTCCCTTCGAGCTCACGATCGGGACGCGGTTCGAGCTGGGGCTCTCGTGGCTGACGCCGGCGCTGGAGACCCTGCGCCGCGCGCAGCCGTCGCGCACCATCCACCTGCGCTTCGGCGACGCGAACGATCTCCTTTCCCAGGTACGGGACGGCGTGCTCGACGCGTGCGTTACGTCCAGCCGCTTCTCGGGAAAAGCGTTCCGCTACGACCCGCTCCACCCCGAGCAATACATCTTCGTGGGCGCCGCGTCGGCGCTACGCGAGCGGGCTTTCCGAGGCCCTGCCGACGCCGCGCACCACACGCTCCTCGATCTCGCCGCCGACCTTCCCCTCTTTCGCTACCTCCAAGACGCCGCGGGGCCCGGCGTGCGATGGCCCTTCGCCCGCAACGAATATCTCGGCAGCATCGCCGCCGTGCGCTTCCGCGTTCTCGAGGGCGCCGGTGTCGCCGTGATGCCGCGGTATTTCATCCAGGACGACCTGGAGCGAGGCAGGTTGCGCCCGCTCCTCCCGACGCTGCCCCTGCAGGCCGACTCCTTCCGGTTGGTCTGGCGCAGCAGCCATGCCCGGGAAGACGACCTCTTCGCCTTGTCGGCGGAGCTCCGCGCGATCCCGCTGCGATAG
- a CDS encoding VOC family protein: MYDHIGLAVKDIALSVHFYTAVLAPLGYVLCSRDEASAGFGPKDAPALWLYASNKPRPAATHVAFSASTHDAVDRFHAAGIEAGGRDNGAPGIRADYAPTYYAAFLVDPDGNNVEATYMR; this comes from the coding sequence ATGTACGATCACATCGGGCTCGCAGTGAAGGACATCGCGCTCAGCGTCCACTTCTACACGGCCGTGCTTGCGCCGCTCGGGTACGTGCTCTGCTCACGCGACGAGGCGAGCGCCGGCTTCGGCCCGAAGGACGCTCCCGCGTTGTGGCTCTACGCATCGAACAAGCCCCGGCCGGCGGCGACGCACGTCGCGTTCAGCGCGAGTACGCACGATGCGGTCGATCGTTTCCATGCTGCGGGAATCGAGGCTGGCGGTCGCGACAACGGGGCGCCCGGGATCCGCGCTGACTATGCACCGACGTATTACGCAGCGTTCCTCGTCGATCCCGACGGAAACAACGTCGAGGCTACCTATATGAGGTGA
- a CDS encoding helix-turn-helix domain-containing protein, with protein sequence MPEPATRCRSSARARPPRCSARTGRRGAVADQNRGADSGNQRAEPKSLAWTAIFSKSGGAPAGIVGKTAIADEAAVLSRPCRTRVNAMRTTTLHEGTVDVVEYCCTARPGDPSVVEVHPRFSISYVRRGSFGYRSRGASFELVAGSLLVGWPEDEYVCSHEHHEGGDECLSFAFAPEIVDEVGGDPDAWQIGSVPPLPELVVLGELGQAAAGGGSDVRLDEVGLMLAARFVEVVSGRERRPIEAGARDRRRAVEAALWLDEHAQEAIDLEMTAGEAGLSPFHFLRLFTKVVGVTPHQYVVRSRLRRAARLLVDDEKKPITEIAFDAGFGDLSNFIRTFRRAAGISPGDFRREARNDRKFRQDRSLGRSLR encoded by the coding sequence TTGCCGGAGCCGGCCACGCGGTGCCGCTCGAGCGCCCGCGCGAGACCGCCGCGCTGCTCCGCGCGCACTGGGCGTAGGGGGGCCGTCGCAGATCAGAATCGCGGCGCCGACTCCGGAAATCAGCGAGCTGAGCCGAAGAGCCTCGCCTGGACGGCAATTTTCTCCAAGTCGGGCGGCGCGCCCGCGGGCATAGTCGGGAAAACGGCTATCGCCGACGAAGCGGCTGTGCTCAGCCGTCCCTGCCGGACCCGAGTGAACGCGATGCGCACGACGACGTTGCACGAGGGGACGGTTGACGTCGTCGAGTATTGCTGCACCGCGCGTCCTGGCGATCCCTCCGTCGTCGAGGTGCATCCGCGCTTCTCGATCTCCTACGTGCGCCGGGGGAGCTTCGGGTACAGAAGCCGTGGTGCATCGTTCGAGCTCGTCGCCGGCTCGCTGCTCGTTGGATGGCCGGAGGATGAATACGTGTGCTCGCACGAGCATCACGAAGGCGGCGATGAGTGTCTCTCGTTCGCGTTCGCGCCGGAGATCGTCGACGAGGTCGGCGGCGATCCCGACGCGTGGCAGATCGGCAGCGTCCCGCCATTGCCGGAGTTGGTGGTGCTCGGCGAGCTCGGGCAAGCCGCCGCCGGTGGCGGGAGTGACGTTCGCCTCGACGAGGTCGGTCTCATGCTTGCGGCACGCTTCGTCGAGGTTGTCTCGGGGCGCGAGCGGAGGCCGATCGAAGCCGGCGCACGCGACCGCCGTCGGGCGGTCGAGGCGGCGCTCTGGCTCGACGAGCACGCTCAAGAGGCGATCGATCTCGAGATGACGGCTGGTGAAGCCGGCCTCAGCCCGTTCCACTTCCTTCGGCTGTTCACGAAGGTCGTCGGCGTGACCCCACACCAGTACGTCGTCCGCTCGCGGCTGCGCCGCGCCGCGCGCCTCCTCGTCGACGACGAAAAGAAGCCGATCACCGAGATCGCGTTCGATGCCGGGTTCGGCGATCTTTCGAACTTCATCCGGACATTCCGTAGGGCCGCCGGCATTTCACCGGGAGACTTCCGTCGGGAAGCGCGAAACGACCGCAAGTTCCGCCAAGATCGGTCGCTCGGTCGTTCGCTACGGTGA
- a CDS encoding LysR family transcriptional regulator, whose protein sequence is MVAGLQDLESGRWDDVRVFLAAYRHKSLGAAAARVGVDTSTMSRRLTAFEDAIGKRLFERSRSGLVPTRAAELVLVAAEAMESAYARIARDVSGVTATAEGVVRITADPGVSEFFVAPALARLRSLHPNIDVELDTTVRALDLTRQEADLALRSTEPRGADLLITKLASARWVVAAAPALAKTLGTVSSWSPLPWITWDRDFSSFAPARWLAKIAPDAKIALRTSNFSSQLTAAAAGLGVGLFPEPFVHVRGLTVVRPSRGLASTLNALPEGGVWLVGHRALRDVPRVAAVWEFLTEELRRALRAS, encoded by the coding sequence ATGGTTGCAGGATTGCAAGACCTCGAATCCGGTCGCTGGGACGACGTTCGCGTCTTCCTCGCGGCATACCGGCACAAGAGCCTCGGTGCAGCCGCGGCGCGCGTCGGGGTCGATACCTCGACGATGAGCCGGCGTCTGACCGCGTTCGAGGACGCCATCGGGAAACGGCTCTTCGAGCGTTCGCGCAGCGGGCTCGTGCCGACCCGGGCCGCTGAGCTCGTCCTCGTCGCCGCCGAGGCGATGGAGTCGGCCTACGCGCGAATCGCGCGCGACGTCTCCGGCGTCACCGCCACCGCCGAGGGCGTCGTGCGCATCACGGCGGATCCGGGCGTCTCCGAGTTCTTCGTCGCGCCCGCCCTCGCCCGCCTACGGTCGCTCCATCCGAACATCGACGTCGAGCTCGACACGACGGTTCGCGCGCTCGACCTCACGCGGCAGGAGGCCGATCTGGCGCTGCGCTCGACCGAGCCTCGCGGCGCCGACCTCCTGATCACGAAGCTCGCGTCCGCGCGATGGGTGGTGGCGGCTGCGCCGGCGCTCGCGAAGACGCTCGGCACCGTCTCGTCGTGGTCGCCGCTCCCTTGGATCACGTGGGATCGCGACTTCTCGAGCTTCGCGCCCGCTCGATGGCTGGCGAAGATCGCACCTGACGCGAAGATCGCGCTTCGAACGAGCAACTTCTCCTCTCAGCTCACGGCAGCCGCGGCGGGGCTCGGCGTAGGCCTGTTTCCGGAGCCGTTCGTCCACGTGCGCGGACTCACGGTAGTGCGCCCGTCGCGAGGCCTCGCCTCCACGCTGAACGCCCTGCCGGAGGGCGGCGTCTGGCTCGTCGGACACCGCGCGCTGCGGGACGTGCCGCGCGTGGCAGCAGTTTGGGAGTTCTTGACGGAGGAGCTGCGGCGAGCGCTCCGCGCCTCCTAG
- a CDS encoding methylated-DNA--[protein]-cysteine S-methyltransferase, protein MPWTLFETSLGTCGLAWSDAGVTWVQLPEETREQTSARLLTKAKEAGAHALPESTPKWVTETIALARAHLDGRPQDFTRVPLDLSNVSPFAAKVYLALRQVPAGSTVSYGELAREVGSPGAARAVGRAMATNPVPILVPCQRVLAAAGKPGGFSAYGGVLTKERMLALEGWRPRDPQGTLF, encoded by the coding sequence ATGCCGTGGACACTCTTCGAAACTTCGCTCGGAACCTGCGGCCTCGCGTGGAGCGACGCGGGCGTCACATGGGTGCAGCTCCCCGAGGAGACACGGGAGCAGACCAGTGCGCGTCTTCTGACCAAAGCGAAAGAGGCGGGCGCGCACGCCCTCCCGGAATCGACGCCGAAATGGGTGACCGAAACGATCGCGCTCGCACGTGCGCACCTCGATGGACGGCCCCAAGACTTCACGCGGGTTCCCCTCGACCTCTCGAACGTCAGTCCGTTCGCTGCGAAGGTCTATCTGGCGCTCCGACAGGTCCCGGCAGGGTCGACCGTCTCGTACGGTGAGCTCGCGCGTGAAGTCGGATCGCCCGGCGCGGCACGAGCGGTGGGCCGCGCGATGGCGACGAACCCGGTCCCGATCCTCGTGCCCTGTCAGCGTGTGCTCGCCGCGGCGGGCAAGCCGGGCGGGTTCTCTGCGTACGGCGGCGTCTTGACGAAGGAGCGAATGCTCGCGCTCGAGGGCTGGCGACCACGCGACCCGCAGGGGACGCTCTTCTAG
- a CDS encoding SRPBCC family protein, whose amino-acid sequence MHQNIPNEIDHGAPVIADHEVTIAAPLPLVWQLHVDVEAWPTWQRDITEATLESAFAPGVSFHWLTYGMEITSTIYALEPARRIVWGGAAGDIVGIHEWLFRETPGGVVVRTRESFAGPAVEAAGAGQMQALLDRSLIDWLARLKTTAEARHSARP is encoded by the coding sequence ATGCACCAGAACATTCCGAACGAGATCGACCATGGCGCGCCGGTGATCGCCGACCACGAGGTCACGATCGCGGCACCGCTCCCGCTGGTCTGGCAACTCCACGTCGACGTCGAGGCGTGGCCGACGTGGCAGCGCGACATCACGGAGGCCACGCTCGAATCCGCGTTCGCGCCCGGCGTTTCGTTCCACTGGCTCACGTACGGGATGGAGATTACGTCGACGATCTACGCGCTGGAGCCCGCCCGGCGGATCGTCTGGGGCGGCGCCGCCGGAGACATCGTGGGGATCCACGAGTGGCTGTTCCGTGAGACCCCCGGCGGCGTCGTGGTGAGAACCCGCGAGTCGTTCGCCGGTCCCGCCGTCGAGGCAGCAGGGGCCGGACAGATGCAGGCCTTACTCGATCGCTCGCTGATCGATTGGCTCGCACGCCTCAAGACGACCGCGGAAGCTCGCCACTCCGCACGCCCCTGA
- a CDS encoding peroxiredoxin, protein MLTVGDKLPTFDLQAVVGLEKGREFQAITHESFAGKWKVLFLWPMDFTFVCPTELAEFGRRNRDFADRDAQVLGASTDTHYSHLAWRNSHPDLKDLPYPMLADTKRELSTALGVLHKQDGVALRATFIVDPENVIRHVSVNDLNVGRNVEDVLRVLDALQTDELCPCNWTKGQATLEVA, encoded by the coding sequence ATGCTCACCGTTGGCGACAAGCTCCCCACGTTCGACCTGCAGGCCGTCGTCGGCCTCGAGAAGGGCCGCGAGTTCCAGGCCATCACCCACGAGAGCTTCGCGGGCAAGTGGAAGGTCCTCTTCCTCTGGCCCATGGACTTCACCTTCGTCTGCCCCACCGAGCTCGCGGAGTTCGGCAGGCGCAACCGCGACTTCGCGGATCGGGACGCGCAGGTTCTGGGCGCGAGCACCGACACCCACTACTCGCACCTCGCGTGGCGCAACAGCCACCCGGACCTGAAGGATCTGCCCTACCCCATGCTGGCCGACACCAAGCGCGAGCTCTCCACCGCGCTCGGCGTCCTCCACAAGCAGGACGGGGTCGCGCTTCGGGCCACGTTCATCGTCGATCCGGAGAACGTGATCCGGCACGTGAGCGTCAACGACCTCAACGTCGGCCGCAACGTGGAAGACGTGCTCCGCGTGCTCGACGCCCTCCAGACCGACGAGCTCTGCCCGTGCAACTGGACCAAGGGACAGGCCACGCTGGAGGTCGCGTGA
- a CDS encoding translation initiation factor, which produces MSKIVYSTDPALQKRCPRCKELEVSCTCAKAARVVEPPTVAKLRLEKSGRGGKTVTVIFDLPNDPAWLAELAGKLKKGCGVGGSAGEGRVEIQGDQREKLRELLPKLGFKTVKG; this is translated from the coding sequence ATGAGCAAGATCGTCTACTCCACCGATCCCGCACTTCAGAAGCGTTGCCCGCGGTGCAAGGAGCTCGAGGTCTCCTGCACCTGCGCCAAGGCCGCTCGCGTGGTCGAGCCGCCCACTGTCGCCAAGCTGCGGCTCGAGAAGTCCGGCCGCGGCGGCAAGACCGTCACCGTGATCTTCGACCTCCCCAACGATCCCGCCTGGCTCGCCGAGCTCGCCGGCAAGCTCAAGAAGGGATGCGGAGTCGGTGGCTCTGCCGGCGAGGGCCGGGTGGAGATCCAGGGCGACCAGCGCGAGAAGCTGCGCGAGCTCCTGCCGAAGCTGGGTTTCAAGACGGTGAAGGGCTGA